A region of the Candidatus Marsarchaeota archaeon genome:
TCACCGCAGAACAGATAATCAATCCTCCAAAGATAGAAGACACAAATCCTGTCGGCATAGATATGGGACTCAACAACTTCATTGCGCTGTCGGATGGCAATATGATACAAAAGCCAAAGTTCTTCAAACAGAAGGAAAAGAAAATTGCGAAATGGCAGAAGATTGTTGCAAGAAGGAGCAAAGGCTCAAAGAGAAGGCAGAATGCAAAGGAGAAACTTCAAAGTGCATGGAATGGGGTAACAAGGGCATCAGACGACTTCATGCACAAACTTTCCAACAGATTAGTGCATGAGGGATATACATCATTCGCAGTAGAGGCACTTCACATAGACAACATGGTAAAGAACCATCGTCTTGCCCAGTCAATACAAAATGCCTCATGGAATAGGTTCATTCAGATGCTTTCATACAAGGCTGAAAGTGCTGGTATGAAAGTAATAAAGGTATATGCAAGGAATACATCAAAGGAATGCAGCAACTGCGGCAACATAATGGAAATGCCGCTGTCGCAGAGAACATACGTCTGCAACAGATGCGGCATGCAGATGGACAGGGACATAAATGCCGCAATAAACATACTTACAAAAGCTACCCTCGGACAGAGGGAAAGTAACGCTCAGGGAGATATTTGCCTCTACGATGTAAAGGGCATCGCAAGCAGTGTCGAGGAACTGAGAACCGGTAAAACACATCCTTTGCAGGATGCAGTGATTGCATGACGCAGAGGAAGCCCACACCGTTTACGGGTGGGAGGATGTCACGCTTCACAGCATGTGCAGGAAGCCCAGTATGACAAGCGCCACCATCACTATTATGTACGCCCTGAGGAAGAGGAATGCCGCCTTCGTCCAGGTCTTCATCCTGGCCCTTGGCACGTGTATCTTTGAGTAGTCCTTAATTCGCTCCCTTTTCAGGAAGGCATCCCAGTCATTCTCGTTCTTTATGAAGCTATAGCGCTCGTTGTTGTTCAATTCAACCACCAAAAACATGAGGGAAAACCAGCGAGATGCCGTAGAGGCTGCTCATCACTACGAGCACTACCATTATGGTTATTATCGCAGCGTTCTCCCATTTTTTGTTCGCGTACTTGCCCATTATTTTCTTGTCGTTGACAAGGAGCAGCAGGAACAGCAGGGCAGCCGGCATGAATATCGATGCGATTACCTGCACCGTTATGTTGAGGAAGCTGAGCGGAAGGTGCGGTATAAGCACTATGGCTGCCGCTATGAACATGCTTGCAAGGCCGGGCAGGTAGAACTTCCTGCCCTGCCTGAACGGCAGGTTTATGCTCTTCGGCCACCCGAAGGCTTCGCCCACCGCCCAGGACGTGCTGGCCGTGAGCGCAATCGAGGCTATGAGCCCGGCATCGATAAGGCCGAGCGCGAATAGCTTCACCGCCAGCATGCCGATCTTGCTCGCGACAGTGCTGAGTATGTTGGTAAGGTCGTATGTTGCGGTGGTGACTGTTGCCGCAATGCCCGGCTTGAACACCAACGTGCCCGTGAATACTATTATCGATACCGCTACTGCGCTCATCACTATCGCGCCTATGAGCGTGTCGCGCCTGCCTCCCTTAAGGTCTTTCGGCACGGTGCCTTTGTCGACTTCGGAGCTCTGCTGGAAGAACAGCATCCACGGCGCTATGGTCGTGCCCATGTTGGCAAGCAGCACGTATACGAACAGAGGCCTGAAGCCGCCGTTTATGCTCCATGTGACGAACGTGCTCGCCACGAGCGACCAGTCAGGATGCGCAAAAAGCACAAGAGGTATGAATATTAGGTTAAAGAATGCCACAATGAGGCTGGCTCTCTCCCAGGTATGGTACCGCATCGTCAGCGTTATGGTTGTCACGAAGGCAATCCCGACCAATACAGCAACGGCAGGCTGCACCCCAAATATGCCCAGGCCGAACGTGATGCCTATGAACTCGGTCACGAGCGTGAGGGAGTTAGCGATAAGGAGGTCGCCGAGCGAGAACGCCCCCCAGAACGAGCCGTACCTCTTCCATATCATCTCCGCGTGGCCCCGCCTTGTCACGGCAGCCATCCTGACCGTCATCTCCTGGACCATGTATGCTACCGGTATCATGAGCACAAGGAGCGGCACGAAGAAGCCTATGCCGAATATGGAGCCGCTCTGCGCATATGTTATGAC
Encoded here:
- a CDS encoding divalent metal cation transporter — translated: MSGGQFDIDEKLNGLPVDLRRRAIDRLEVTRLRRSRGTWTRFLLFLALLGPGILVMIADNDAGGVITYAQSGSIFGIGFFVPLLVLMIPVAYMVQEMTVRMAAVTRRGHAEMIWKRYGSFWGAFSLGDLLIANSLTLVTEFIGITFGLGIFGVQPAVAVLVGIAFVTTITLTMRYHTWERASLIVAFFNLIFIPLVLFAHPDWSLVASTFVTWSINGGFRPLFVYVLLANMGTTIAPWMLFFQQSSEVDKGTVPKDLKGGRRDTLIGAIVMSAVAVSIIVFTGTLVFKPGIAATVTTATYDLTNILSTVASKIGMLAVKLFALGLIDAGLIASIALTASTSWAVGEAFGWPKSINLPFRQGRKFYLPGLASMFIAAAIVLIPHLPLSFLNITVQVIASIFMPAALLFLLLLVNDKKIMGKYANKKWENAAIITIMVVLVVMSSLYGISLVFPHVFGG
- a CDS encoding transposase, producing the protein MEVTRAYKFRIYPNDKCQNAIENQLALSKDFYNKLLEKAKDAYEKDKSFKIKRSTFNRIKKGIIAENKDFLKIYSQTRCEIEDRVIKAYANFFRRVKEKKSGKKVKVGFPRFKSIDRYYSIVYPQDNGSFSIEKERKKEMLRVSRIGRVQIEQHRNIVGNIKTMTIKKDGNEYYAIFTAEQIINPPKIEDTNPVGIDMGLNNFIALSDGNMIQKPKFFKQKEKKIAKWQKIVARRSKGSKRRQNAKEKLQSAWNGVTRASDDFMHKLSNRLVHEGYTSFAVEALHIDNMVKNHRLAQSIQNASWNRFIQMLSYKAESAGMKVIKVYARNTSKECSNCGNIMEMPLSQRTYVCNRCGMQMDRDINAAINILTKATLGQRESNAQGDICLYDVKGIASSVEELRTGKTHPLQDAVIA